The genomic window ACCGGGGCCATCGAGTCCCCGAAGAAGTAGCCGATGCTGAGCATCGCCTCGGTCCACAGCACGCCGCCGACCGCGTTCCAGATGAAGAACGTGCGCGCGGGCATCTCCAGCGTGCCGGCCACCGGGTTGAGGAAGGTCCGCACGATCGGGATGAAGCGGGCCATCACCACGGCCTTCTCCGGCCCGAACTTGGTGAAGTACTCCTCGGCCTTCTGCACGTACTCGCGCTTGAAGATCTTGGAATCCGGCCGGTCGAAGAGCCTGCCGCCCACCCGCGCGCCGATCAGGTGGCCCAGCTGCGCCCCCGCGATCGCACAGAGCGGCGCGCCGATCAGCAGCACGGCGATCGGCATCTGCACGCCCGGCCCGAAGGCCTTGGCGGCGGCCGAGGAGGCGGCCACGCCGGCCAGGATCAGCAGCGAGTCGCCCGGCAGGAAGAAGCCGATCAGCAGACCGGTCTCGGCGAAGATGATCGCCAGCAGGCCAACCGTCCCGACCGAGCTGATCAGCGACTTGGCATCAAGGAGATTGACCGCTAGGTCGGTGGTGGTAGTCACCGGCGCAGGATAGCGCGGCCGGGTGGCCACAAGCTTGAATGCCCGGCCCCGGCGACCGGGCCCGAGCGGGCGCGGCGGGGCGCCCGGGAGGCCGTCGAAATCCCCGGATACCGCCCGTGACCTGCCCGGACCATACCTTTCGTCCGCAAACGCCACGGCTTCTGTCCCGACTGGCGAGCACGGAGATGAAGCCGCCCGACGAGTCTGGGAGGATGGCACAGGCGTCCGGGCGCGTCCGGGCCGTGGCGCACAAAACACCCCCCGACAGGAGCGGATTCGCATGCCTATCGCAACTCCCGAGGCCTACAACGAGATGCTCGACCGGGCCAAGGCGGGCAAGTTCGCCTACCCGGCCATCAACGTCACCTCGTCGCAGACCCTGCACGCGGCGCTGCGCGGTTTCGCCGAGGCGGAGAGTGACGGCATCATCCAGATCTCCACCGGCGGTGCCGAGTTCCTCGGTGGCCAGCACAGCAAGGACATGGTGACCGGCGCCGTCGCGCTGGCCGAGTTCGCCCACATCGTGGCCGCGAAGTACGACGTCACCATCGCGCTGCACACCGACCACTGCCCCAAGGACAAGCTGGACGGCTACGTCCGCCCGCTGCTGGCGGTCTCCGCCGAGCGCGTCGCCAAGGGCCTGAACCCGCTCTTCCAGTCGCACATGTGGGACGGCTCGGCCGAAACCCTGGCCGACAACCTGGCCATCGCCGAGGAGCTGCTGGCCCAGGCCCGCGCCGCCAAGATCATCCTCGAGGTCGAGATCACCCCGACCGGTGGCGAGGAGGACGGCGTCTCGCACGAGATCAACGACAACCTCTACACCTCGGTCAACGACGTGGTGCGCACCGCCGAGGCGCTCGGCCTGGGCGAGAAGGGCCGCTACCTGCTGGCCGCCTCCTTCGGCAACGTGCACGGCGTGTACAAGCCGGGCAACGTCGTGCTCCGCCCCGAGCTGCTGCGCGAGCTGCAGGACGCGATCGGCGCGCAGTACGGCAAGAAGGACCCGTTCGACTTCGTCTTCCACGGCGGCTCGGGCTCCTCGGACGAGGAGATCGCCACCGCGCTGGAGAACGGCGTGGTCAAGATGAACCTGGACACCGACACCCAGTACGCCTTCACCCGCCCGGTCGTGGACCACATGTTCCGCAACTACGACGGCGTCCTGAAGGTCGACGGCGAGGTCGGCAAGAAGAACACCTACGACCCGCGCACCTGGGGCAAGCTGGCCGAGGCCGGCATGGCCGCCCGCGTGGTCGAGGCCACCAAGGCGCTGCGCTCGGCCGGCACCCGCCTGAAGTGACCCCGCCCGCGGCCGTCCGCCCGTCCTGAGGGACCGACGGCCCGCACCGGCACCCCGTGAGCCCCGGTCCGGCACCCGCCGACCGGGGCTCACGCATGATGAGACTTCGCTGGGAGAAGCGCCCTCGTTCCTGAAAGCCAAGAGGCCGGACGGCAAAATCTTGCTCAGCTCCCGGTCAGGATTTCGCCGAAATGCGTGGTCTGTCAGGTTCTTCTCATAGATGCGCCGAAGGCTGTCACGCATGGCTACCAGCGTGCTACCGATCGCCCCCGAGCTGAACACCTCCAGCAACTGGCCGATCCGCAGAGCCCCGTGGCGTTCGCCCGAGGGACAGCCGGCCTACGCCAGACCCGCCCTGCTCGGCATCGCGGCCGTGGCCGGACTCCTCTACTTCTGGGGAATCGGGCAGAGCACCTACCACTCCTTCTACGCCGACGCCGTGCGGAGCATGACCGAGAGCTGGAAGGCCTTCGTCTTCGGCTCCTACGACCCCGCCAACACGATCACCCTCGACAAGCTGCCCGGCTTCCTGTGGCCGCAGGCGGTCTCCGCCCGGATCTTCGGCTTCCACCCGTGGGCGCTGACCCTGCCGCAGGCCATCGAGGGGGTGCTGTCGGTCCTGGTCCTGTACCGCGCCGTGCGGCGCTGGGCCGGCGCCAACGCCGCGCTGCTCGCGGCGGCGGCCTTCGCCCTGACCCCGGTGCTGGCCGGCCTGTTCCGCACCGCCGTCGAGGACCCGCTGTTCACCCTGTTGCTGCTGCTGGCGGCCGA from Kitasatospora sp. NBC_01250 includes these protein-coding regions:
- a CDS encoding DedA family protein yields the protein MTTTTDLAVNLLDAKSLISSVGTVGLLAIIFAETGLLIGFFLPGDSLLILAGVAASSAAAKAFGPGVQMPIAVLLIGAPLCAIAGAQLGHLIGARVGGRLFDRPDSKIFKREYVQKAEEYFTKFGPEKAVVMARFIPIVRTFLNPVAGTLEMPARTFFIWNAVGGVLWTEAMLSIGYFFGDSMAPVIDKYLIPAMALIILLSISPILLEVVRDRKKRKAGGAAYAAESESEAEAEALQSGGRHRRG
- the fbaA gene encoding class II fructose-bisphosphate aldolase; translated protein: MPIATPEAYNEMLDRAKAGKFAYPAINVTSSQTLHAALRGFAEAESDGIIQISTGGAEFLGGQHSKDMVTGAVALAEFAHIVAAKYDVTIALHTDHCPKDKLDGYVRPLLAVSAERVAKGLNPLFQSHMWDGSAETLADNLAIAEELLAQARAAKIILEVEITPTGGEEDGVSHEINDNLYTSVNDVVRTAEALGLGEKGRYLLAASFGNVHGVYKPGNVVLRPELLRELQDAIGAQYGKKDPFDFVFHGGSGSSDEEIATALENGVVKMNLDTDTQYAFTRPVVDHMFRNYDGVLKVDGEVGKKNTYDPRTWGKLAEAGMAARVVEATKALRSAGTRLK